In a single window of the Pseudogemmatithrix spongiicola genome:
- the glpK gene encoding glycerol kinase GlpK — MRHVLALDEGTTGTTALVIAEDGRVVGRGYREITQHFPQPGWVEHDAEEIFARTVDAAREALAQAKVTPDALGITNQRETIVLWDRRTGKPVDKAIVWQDRRTTRRCAALREAGQAPAIYAATGLVTDPYFSATKLEWLLKERTRGMAPDTLAAGTIDTWLIWKLTNGAVHATDPTNASRTMLYDINTMEWSDQLCALFGVPREILPEVRPSSGSFGESAREHLGVALPILGVAGDQQSAMFGQGCWNPGQSKNTYGTGAFLLFNTGATRPPGGQGMLTTLTCDAAGRPVYALEASIFVAGAAVQWLRDGLGIVEKAHETEAMARSLERNDGVYFVPALTGLGAPHWEPEARGTIVGLTRGTSREHLVRAALEAMAYGTTDVLEAMRGASGAPLDVLRVDGGAAQNDWLMQFQADVLGVPVERPDLVETTALGAAGLAGIAGGVWPDAKAFHASRTFTRFAPTAGVNVARQGLGGWRRATRAAVSWARDRDDG, encoded by the coding sequence GTGCGTCACGTCCTCGCACTCGATGAAGGCACGACCGGCACGACGGCGCTCGTGATCGCCGAGGATGGGCGCGTGGTGGGGCGCGGGTACCGCGAGATCACGCAGCACTTTCCGCAGCCGGGCTGGGTGGAGCATGATGCCGAGGAGATTTTCGCGCGCACGGTCGACGCGGCGCGCGAGGCGCTGGCGCAGGCCAAGGTCACGCCCGATGCCCTGGGCATCACGAACCAGCGCGAGACGATCGTGCTGTGGGACCGGAGGACCGGGAAGCCCGTCGACAAGGCGATCGTCTGGCAGGATCGCCGCACGACGCGGCGCTGTGCGGCGCTGCGCGAGGCCGGGCAGGCCCCGGCGATCTACGCCGCGACGGGACTGGTCACGGATCCGTACTTCTCGGCGACCAAGCTCGAGTGGCTGCTCAAGGAGCGGACGCGCGGCATGGCGCCCGACACCCTGGCCGCGGGGACGATCGACACCTGGCTCATCTGGAAGCTGACGAACGGTGCCGTGCATGCGACCGATCCGACGAACGCGTCGCGCACGATGCTCTACGACATCAACACGATGGAGTGGAGCGATCAGCTCTGCGCGCTGTTCGGCGTGCCGCGGGAGATCCTGCCCGAGGTCCGGCCGTCGTCGGGGTCGTTCGGGGAGAGCGCCCGGGAGCATCTCGGCGTGGCGCTGCCGATCCTCGGCGTGGCGGGCGATCAGCAGAGCGCGATGTTCGGTCAGGGCTGCTGGAATCCGGGACAGAGCAAGAACACGTACGGCACCGGCGCCTTCCTGCTGTTCAACACCGGCGCGACGCGGCCACCGGGCGGACAGGGGATGCTGACGACACTCACCTGCGACGCGGCGGGAAGGCCCGTGTATGCACTCGAGGCCAGCATCTTCGTCGCCGGGGCGGCCGTGCAATGGCTGCGCGATGGCTTGGGGATCGTCGAGAAGGCCCATGAGACCGAGGCGATGGCGCGGTCGCTCGAGCGGAACGATGGCGTGTACTTCGTGCCGGCGCTCACCGGACTCGGCGCGCCGCATTGGGAGCCCGAAGCCCGCGGGACGATCGTCGGCCTCACGCGCGGCACCTCGCGCGAGCACCTCGTCCGCGCGGCGCTCGAGGCGATGGCCTACGGAACGACGGACGTGCTCGAGGCGATGCGCGGCGCGAGCGGCGCACCGCTCGACGTGCTGCGCGTCGACGGCGGCGCCGCGCAGAATGACTGGCTGATGCAGTTCCAGGCCGACGTCCTCGGCGTGCCGGTCGAGCGTCCCGATCTCGTGGAGACGACCGCCCTGGGAGCGGCGGGCCTCGCGGGCATCGCCGGCGGCGTGTGGCCCGATGCCAAGGCGTTCCACGCCTCGCGGACGTTCACGCGTTTCGCGCCGACGGCTGGTGTGAACGTAGCACGGCAGGGATTGGGCGGCTGGCGGCGCGCGACGCGCGCCGCGGTGAGTTGGGCCCGCGACCGCGACGACGGATGA
- a CDS encoding enoyl-CoA hydratase/isomerase family protein gives MTTPFTFLTLEIADALAIVTVNRPDKLNALNATVIAELDKAFTELSQREQVRAIILTGAGRAFVAGADIAEIAEGADSPAGLESLSQVGSRVFTKIERLNKPVVAAINGFALGGGLELALACHVRVASEGAKFGLPEAKLGLIPGYGGTQRLPRLIGTGRAMQMILTGGMIDANTAASYGLVNAVYPAEVLLDVTRSMAKEMIANGPLALAHAIEVVAKGAGMSMDDALALESRHFGVLGRTADMREGTTAFLEKRPAAFKGA, from the coding sequence ATGACGACGCCATTCACCTTCCTCACGCTCGAGATCGCCGATGCGTTGGCGATCGTCACGGTCAACCGCCCCGACAAGCTCAACGCGCTCAACGCGACGGTGATCGCCGAGCTCGACAAGGCGTTCACCGAGCTGTCGCAGCGCGAACAGGTCCGCGCGATCATCCTCACGGGCGCCGGCCGCGCGTTCGTCGCGGGGGCCGACATCGCCGAGATTGCCGAGGGCGCCGACAGCCCGGCCGGGCTGGAATCGCTGTCGCAGGTGGGCTCGCGCGTGTTCACGAAGATCGAGCGGCTCAACAAGCCGGTCGTCGCCGCGATCAACGGTTTCGCGCTTGGTGGGGGCCTGGAGTTGGCGCTCGCCTGCCATGTGCGCGTCGCCAGCGAGGGCGCCAAGTTCGGCCTGCCCGAAGCCAAGCTCGGGCTGATTCCCGGCTACGGCGGCACGCAGCGGCTCCCGCGCCTCATCGGCACGGGTCGCGCGATGCAGATGATCCTCACGGGCGGCATGATCGACGCGAACACGGCGGCGAGCTACGGCCTTGTGAACGCGGTGTATCCCGCCGAGGTGCTGTTGGACGTGACGCGCTCGATGGCCAAGGAGATGATCGCCAACGGGCCGTTGGCACTCGCGCATGCGATCGAGGTGGTCGCGAAGGGCGCCGGGATGTCGATGGATGATGCCTTGGCGCTGGAAAGCCGGCACTTCGGCGTGCTGGGGCGGACGGCGGACATGCGCGAGGGCACGACGGCGTTCCTCGAGAAGCGACCCGCGGCGTTCAAGGGCGCGTAG
- the gyrB gene encoding DNA topoisomerase (ATP-hydrolyzing) subunit B has protein sequence MAKTNDVADSQYDSSGIQVLKGLEAVRKRPGMYIGSTSHRGLHHLVYEVVDNSIDEALAGYCDTVNVIIHPDDSISVEDNGRGIPVDIHPVEKLPGVELALTVLHAGGKFDKNTYKVSGGLHGVGVSVVNALSEVLKVWVKRDGKEHYMDFARGGTTTKLKVLGQVKPKDTGTKVWFKPDAQIFTELEYDYATLASRLRELSFLNKGVTITLKDEREGKQREETFHAKGGLREFVGFLNAKQKALHSEIVYFDGEKDDIGIEIALQYNDGYNENVFSFVNNINTHEGGTHLTGFKSALTSVINKHLDKSSFAKKDKDLKLSGDDVREGLTAVLSVKVREPQFEGQTKTKLGNSEAESAVKTTVNEWLSTYLEEHPRVANAVLEKALSAARAREAARKARDLTRKKSALDVGNLPGKLADCSLSDPAMCELYLVEGDSAGGSAKQGRDRMFQAILPLRGKILNVEKARIDKILGNEEIRTIVTAIGAGIKEEFSLENVRYHKVIIMTDADVDGAHIRTLLLTFFFRQMPELIDAGMVYIAQPPLFSVSKGKEIYYAYDTQERDAIAQRMGGEDGKGLNIQRYKGLGEMNPDQLWKTTMDPETRTILKVTQDDAFQANEIFQTLMGDEVEPRRVFIETNAKFASNLDI, from the coding sequence ATGGCCAAGACGAACGACGTCGCCGATTCGCAGTACGACTCCTCTGGCATCCAGGTCCTCAAGGGGCTCGAAGCCGTCCGCAAGCGCCCCGGCATGTACATCGGCTCGACGTCGCATCGCGGGCTGCACCATCTCGTCTACGAGGTGGTCGACAACTCGATCGACGAGGCGCTCGCCGGCTACTGCGACACGGTGAACGTCATCATCCACCCGGATGATTCGATTTCCGTCGAGGACAACGGCCGTGGCATCCCGGTGGACATCCACCCGGTGGAGAAGCTGCCGGGCGTCGAACTCGCGCTCACCGTGCTGCACGCGGGCGGCAAGTTCGACAAGAACACCTACAAGGTCTCGGGCGGCCTGCACGGCGTCGGCGTGTCCGTCGTGAACGCGCTCTCCGAAGTGCTGAAGGTCTGGGTGAAGCGCGACGGCAAGGAGCACTACATGGACTTCGCGCGCGGCGGCACGACGACGAAGCTCAAGGTGCTCGGCCAGGTGAAGCCCAAGGATACGGGTACCAAGGTCTGGTTCAAGCCCGACGCGCAGATCTTCACGGAACTCGAGTACGACTACGCGACGCTGGCGTCGCGCCTGCGTGAGCTGTCCTTCCTCAACAAGGGCGTGACCATCACGCTCAAGGACGAGCGCGAGGGCAAGCAGCGCGAGGAGACCTTCCATGCGAAGGGCGGCCTCCGGGAATTCGTCGGCTTCCTCAACGCCAAGCAGAAGGCGCTGCACTCCGAGATCGTCTACTTCGACGGCGAGAAGGACGACATCGGCATCGAGATCGCGCTGCAGTACAACGACGGCTACAACGAGAACGTGTTCTCGTTCGTGAACAACATCAACACGCACGAGGGCGGCACGCACCTCACCGGCTTCAAGTCGGCGCTCACGAGCGTGATCAACAAGCACCTCGACAAGTCGTCGTTCGCCAAGAAGGACAAGGACCTCAAGCTCTCCGGCGACGACGTCCGTGAAGGCCTCACGGCCGTGCTCTCGGTGAAGGTCCGTGAGCCGCAGTTCGAGGGCCAGACCAAGACCAAGCTGGGCAACTCGGAAGCCGAGTCGGCGGTGAAGACGACGGTGAACGAGTGGCTCTCGACCTACCTCGAGGAGCATCCGCGCGTCGCCAATGCCGTGCTGGAGAAGGCGCTGAGCGCCGCCCGCGCGCGCGAGGCCGCCCGCAAGGCCCGCGACCTGACCCGCAAGAAGTCGGCGCTCGACGTCGGCAACCTGCCGGGCAAGCTCGCCGACTGCTCGCTCTCCGACCCCGCGATGTGCGAGCTCTACCTGGTGGAAGGTGACTCCGCCGGTGGCTCGGCCAAGCAGGGCCGCGACCGCATGTTCCAGGCCATCCTGCCGCTGCGCGGCAAGATCCTCAACGTCGAGAAGGCGCGTATCGACAAGATCCTCGGCAACGAGGAGATCCGCACGATCGTCACGGCCATCGGCGCCGGCATCAAGGAAGAGTTCTCGCTCGAGAACGTGCGCTACCACAAGGTCATCATCATGACCGACGCCGACGTGGACGGCGCGCACATCCGCACCCTGCTGCTGACGTTCTTCTTCCGCCAGATGCCAGAGCTCATCGACGCCGGCATGGTGTACATCGCGCAGCCGCCACTGTTCTCGGTGTCGAAGGGCAAGGAGATCTACTACGCCTACGACACGCAGGAGCGCGATGCCATCGCCCAGCGCATGGGCGGCGAGGACGGCAAGGGTCTCAACATCCAGCGCTACAAGGGTCTCGGCGAGATGAATCCCGACCAGCTCTGGAAGACCACGATGGATCCGGAAACGCGCACGATCCTCAAGGTCACGCAGGACGATGCGTTCCAGGCGAACGAGATCTTCCAGACCCTCATGGGTGACGAAGTCGAGCCGCGGCGCGTGTTCATCGAGACCAACGCCAAGTTCGCGTCGAACCTCGATATCTAG
- a CDS encoding ATP-binding protein, translating into MKASDIKVTSHVGRDLLAAAASFKHEAAVVWEYVVNSLQYVERGLTPSVQVEIAPRARRILISDNGRGMTASDLQHYFQMHGENRDRAAGRPGRGKFGTGKSAAFGIGTSLTVDTRRNGLRNVVHLSRAAIDASNGSDIPIEWRVRNESTTGANGTVVTIDDIVLPRIEASRVIEYIERHLSAFRGLSPEVAVNDHVCSAREPVVSRELKFEPSPAQRTLLGDVVLVVRVARSLLGELDQGVQVTCGPGNLVAIEKGGVDRKEYGAFLFGNVDVPALERHESPIQPFDASRSLSLNPLHPVSAALIAFIGASLEKARLELVSDAREHRKTEQARKLAEAADKIAEVLNKDFAQVQGRLFHIRSASGSGPAHGRSARSELGGDDQSSWIEGASEPGELASEPPQRTDNPRGRKAPDLPRLGDLSDSGSRSVDPAGGTGNRKRATGGFQVRFEELGKEEPRSVYDSSSLTIFINLLHPAVEAALGDGDTENVLFRRLAYEVAFSEYAIALGHETVKADPDLPANDLLYEIRASLNRVSASAASLYRT; encoded by the coding sequence ATGAAGGCCTCTGACATCAAGGTCACATCTCATGTGGGCCGCGACCTGCTGGCAGCAGCCGCATCATTTAAGCATGAAGCGGCTGTTGTTTGGGAGTATGTAGTAAATAGCCTTCAGTATGTTGAGCGCGGTCTAACACCGAGCGTGCAGGTGGAAATCGCTCCGCGCGCACGGCGAATTCTCATTAGCGACAATGGTCGCGGTATGACTGCGTCCGACCTGCAGCATTACTTCCAAATGCACGGAGAGAACCGTGATCGCGCTGCGGGCCGACCAGGGCGAGGGAAGTTCGGCACAGGGAAGTCTGCGGCGTTCGGAATTGGCACAAGTCTCACTGTCGACACGCGCCGGAATGGATTGCGCAACGTTGTGCATCTGTCGCGCGCGGCTATTGATGCGTCCAATGGCAGCGATATTCCGATTGAATGGCGTGTCCGAAATGAGTCGACGACCGGTGCAAACGGCACCGTGGTCACAATTGACGACATCGTTCTCCCTCGGATCGAGGCGTCGCGGGTGATCGAGTACATCGAACGCCATCTCAGCGCATTCAGAGGACTCTCTCCCGAGGTTGCGGTCAACGACCACGTTTGCTCTGCCCGAGAGCCCGTCGTGTCGCGAGAGCTCAAGTTTGAACCATCTCCTGCCCAGCGGACCTTGCTCGGAGATGTCGTTCTAGTGGTCCGTGTGGCGCGATCGTTACTGGGCGAGCTCGATCAAGGGGTGCAGGTAACCTGTGGCCCGGGTAACCTTGTCGCGATCGAGAAGGGAGGAGTCGACCGCAAGGAATACGGGGCGTTCCTATTCGGCAATGTCGACGTCCCGGCGCTCGAGCGCCACGAATCCCCGATTCAGCCTTTTGATGCGAGCCGATCACTCTCGCTGAACCCGCTCCATCCCGTCTCTGCCGCGCTTATTGCTTTCATCGGCGCCAGCCTCGAGAAAGCGAGACTTGAGCTCGTCTCCGATGCAAGAGAACACCGAAAGACCGAGCAGGCCCGCAAGCTAGCAGAGGCAGCTGACAAGATCGCGGAGGTGCTTAACAAGGATTTTGCACAGGTTCAGGGACGGCTCTTTCACATCCGTTCTGCCTCCGGCAGCGGCCCCGCACACGGTCGTTCTGCTCGATCCGAACTTGGGGGCGATGATCAGTCTTCGTGGATCGAAGGGGCGAGTGAACCAGGGGAACTCGCTTCTGAGCCGCCGCAGAGAACGGACAATCCAAGAGGGCGCAAGGCACCCGACCTGCCAAGGCTCGGTGACTTGAGCGATTCCGGATCAAGGTCGGTAGATCCTGCGGGTGGTACCGGAAACCGTAAGCGTGCAACTGGCGGCTTTCAGGTTAGGTTCGAGGAACTCGGAAAAGAGGAACCGAGGTCCGTTTACGATTCCTCCTCGCTGACAATCTTCATCAATCTCTTGCATCCAGCCGTGGAAGCCGCGCTCGGCGATGGAGACACGGAGAACGTTCTGTTCCGGCGGCTCGCGTACGAGGTGGCCTTCTCCGAGTACGCTATCGCGCTCGGGCACGAGACGGTGAAGGCTGACCCGGACCTCCCGGCAAACGATCTGCTGTACGAGATTCGAGCATCACTAAACCGAGTATCCGCCTCGGCCGCCAGCCTTTATCGCACCTGA
- the mtnA gene encoding S-methyl-5-thioribose-1-phosphate isomerase, with protein MPTPPVQTVAWAPSGALRIVDQRRLPAELVMRDLASLEDVAEAIRTLAVRGAPAIGVAAAMGLAAAAAAELERGALADAARARLFIEAGAATLRGTRPTAVNLMWSLDRMLAALQQASGAPAALVAAMREEAERIRADDVAMCEALGRHGRTLLKDGMRVLTHCNAGALATAGMGTALAPLYVAKAEGLDIEVFADETRPLLQGARLTAWELSQAGIPVTLVTDGMAGSLMAAGKVDMVIVGADRIAANGDAANKIGTYSLAVLAKHHKIPFIVIAPSSTVDRAIPTGEMIPIEERAAEEITQVAGTRVAAEGARVFNPAFDVTPAALISHIVTEDGVLCAPYHFDRATLPLPPA; from the coding sequence GTGCCCACACCTCCCGTGCAGACCGTCGCGTGGGCCCCGAGCGGGGCGCTGCGCATCGTGGACCAGCGGCGACTGCCCGCCGAGCTGGTGATGCGGGACCTCGCGAGCCTCGAGGACGTGGCCGAGGCGATCCGCACGCTGGCCGTCCGCGGCGCACCGGCGATCGGCGTCGCGGCGGCGATGGGGCTCGCGGCCGCTGCCGCGGCTGAACTCGAGCGCGGCGCACTCGCGGACGCCGCGCGCGCGCGGCTCTTCATTGAAGCGGGCGCGGCGACGCTGCGCGGCACGCGTCCCACGGCGGTGAACCTGATGTGGTCCTTGGACCGCATGCTCGCGGCCTTGCAGCAGGCCTCGGGCGCACCCGCGGCGCTGGTCGCCGCGATGCGCGAAGAGGCCGAACGCATTCGCGCCGATGACGTGGCGATGTGCGAGGCGCTGGGGCGTCATGGTCGCACGCTGCTCAAGGACGGCATGCGCGTGCTCACGCACTGCAACGCGGGGGCGCTGGCGACAGCGGGCATGGGCACCGCGTTGGCGCCACTGTATGTGGCGAAGGCCGAAGGCCTCGACATCGAGGTGTTCGCCGACGAAACGCGGCCGTTGCTGCAGGGCGCGCGGCTGACGGCCTGGGAGCTTTCGCAGGCCGGCATCCCCGTGACGCTGGTGACGGATGGCATGGCGGGGTCGCTGATGGCCGCGGGAAAGGTGGACATGGTCATCGTGGGTGCCGATCGCATTGCCGCCAACGGCGACGCGGCGAACAAGATCGGGACGTACTCGCTGGCTGTGCTGGCCAAGCATCACAAGATCCCGTTCATCGTCATCGCGCCGTCGAGCACCGTGGACCGCGCCATCCCGACGGGCGAGATGATTCCCATCGAGGAGCGTGCGGCGGAGGAGATCACGCAGGTCGCCGGCACGCGCGTGGCCGCCGAGGGCGCGCGCGTGTTCAACCCGGCCTTCGACGTGACACCCGCGGCGCTGATCTCCCACATCGTCACCGAAGACGGTGTGCTCTGCGCGCCCTATCACTTCGACCGCGCCACGCTACCGCTGCCGCCGGCGTAA
- a CDS encoding helix-turn-helix domain-containing protein, which translates to MNIHNNARLTAWGRAELVRRVVLDGEPVRAVAAALHISPSTAYKWLRRFAAGGWAALADRSSRPRQLPPEVDSRS; encoded by the coding sequence GTGAACATCCACAACAATGCGCGATTGACCGCCTGGGGGCGAGCCGAGCTCGTCCGCCGGGTGGTCCTCGACGGCGAGCCGGTGCGCGCCGTCGCCGCGGCCCTCCACATCAGCCCGAGCACGGCTTACAAGTGGCTGCGCCGCTTCGCGGCCGGGGGCTGGGCGGCGCTGGCCGACCGCTCCTCGCGCCCGCGTCAGCTTCCCCCTGAGGTAGACAGTCGGAGTTAG
- a CDS encoding thymidine phosphorylase: MSVVDLIERKRNGGRLEAGELAAMMRDYAAGAIPDYQMSAFAMAVYFRGMDDVEIEALTTAMLESGRMLELGHLGLPRVDKHSTGGVGDKVSLILAPLVACCGIAVPMMSGRGLGHTGGTLDKLESIPGFRTRLTLEETAAQLQRLGVAMIGQTAEIAPADRKFYALRDATATVEAIPLISASIMSKKLAEGLTGLVLDVKTGAGAFMTRLEDSLTLAKTMIALGERRGCPTVALLTDMDTPLGDACGNALEVEESVACLRGKGPADLREVTLALATEMLLVGGVSEDVADARARATRALDSGAALEKFRALVAAQGGDARVVDDPHAVLPQAPVVKPVLATKAGVVQRVEPRVIGRAIIGLGGGRTKVDDVVDPAVGVVLHVKPGARVEAGQPLATIHAASESARQEAEYALRQAIPLGTGTPSRRPLISHRITARGVEELPGVGAH, encoded by the coding sequence ATGTCTGTCGTCGACCTGATCGAACGCAAGCGCAACGGGGGACGTCTCGAGGCCGGCGAGCTCGCGGCCATGATGCGCGACTACGCGGCGGGCGCGATTCCCGACTACCAGATGTCGGCGTTCGCCATGGCCGTGTACTTCCGCGGCATGGATGACGTCGAGATCGAGGCGCTCACGACGGCGATGCTCGAGAGCGGCCGCATGCTCGAGCTCGGGCATCTCGGGCTGCCGCGCGTCGACAAGCACTCGACCGGCGGCGTCGGCGACAAAGTCTCGCTGATCCTCGCCCCGCTCGTCGCCTGTTGCGGGATTGCCGTGCCGATGATGTCGGGCCGGGGACTGGGGCACACGGGCGGGACGCTCGACAAGCTCGAGAGCATCCCCGGCTTCCGCACCCGCCTCACGCTCGAGGAGACGGCGGCGCAGCTGCAGCGGCTTGGCGTCGCGATGATTGGCCAGACGGCGGAGATCGCGCCGGCCGACCGCAAGTTCTACGCCCTGCGTGACGCCACCGCGACAGTGGAGGCCATCCCCCTCATCTCGGCGAGCATCATGAGCAAGAAGCTCGCCGAGGGCCTCACCGGGCTGGTGCTCGACGTGAAGACCGGCGCCGGTGCGTTCATGACGAGGCTCGAGGATTCGCTGACGCTCGCGAAGACGATGATCGCGCTCGGCGAACGGCGCGGCTGCCCGACCGTCGCGCTGCTCACGGACATGGACACGCCGCTCGGCGATGCCTGCGGCAACGCGCTCGAAGTCGAGGAGTCGGTGGCCTGCCTGCGCGGCAAGGGGCCGGCCGACCTTCGAGAGGTGACGCTGGCGCTGGCCACCGAGATGCTGCTGGTCGGCGGGGTGAGTGAGGACGTCGCCGATGCGCGGGCGCGCGCGACGCGTGCGCTCGACTCGGGTGCCGCGCTGGAGAAGTTCCGCGCGCTGGTCGCCGCGCAGGGCGGTGACGCGCGCGTGGTCGATGATCCCCACGCCGTGCTCCCGCAGGCGCCGGTCGTCAAACCGGTGCTGGCGACGAAGGCCGGGGTCGTGCAGCGCGTCGAGCCGCGCGTAATCGGCCGCGCGATCATCGGACTCGGCGGTGGCCGCACGAAGGTGGACGATGTCGTGGATCCCGCCGTCGGGGTCGTGCTGCACGTGAAGCCCGGCGCACGCGTGGAAGCCGGCCAGCCGCTGGCGACCATCCACGCGGCGAGCGAGTCGGCGCGGCAGGAGGCGGAGTACGCGCTGCGGCAGGCCATCCCGCTCGGCACTGGGACTCCGTCCAGACGTCCGCTGATTTCGCATCGGATCACGGCCCGGGGGGTGGAGGAACTCCCCGGCGTGGGTGCACATTAA
- a CDS encoding DUF721 domain-containing protein yields MTYYDDSRAGGRSGRNAPRPIAEMLAEALRESGLDDDVHRAQVLELWPRLVGTQIAKVTQARLIAEDGTMVVGVKTHAWMQELAMMERSLVAKLNAATGDTGVKKIRWELLQEPGPGRAP; encoded by the coding sequence GTGACGTACTACGACGACTCCCGCGCGGGCGGCCGCAGCGGACGCAACGCGCCGCGCCCGATCGCCGAGATGTTGGCCGAGGCGCTGCGCGAGAGCGGACTCGACGACGACGTGCATCGTGCCCAGGTCCTCGAGCTCTGGCCGCGCCTCGTCGGTACGCAGATCGCGAAGGTCACGCAGGCGCGGTTGATCGCCGAGGACGGCACGATGGTCGTGGGCGTGAAGACGCATGCTTGGATGCAGGAACTGGCGATGATGGAGCGGTCGTTGGTGGCGAAACTGAACGCCGCGACGGGCGACACTGGCGTGAAGAAGATCCGCTGGGAACTGCTGCAGGAGCCGGGTCCGGGACGCGCTCCCTAA
- the recF gene encoding DNA replication/repair protein RecF (All proteins in this family for which functions are known are DNA-binding proteins that assist the filamentation of RecA onto DNA for the initiation of recombination or recombinational repair.) — protein sequence MSSPRSAQLRALALHDFRNIAAARLELPPEGIALVGENGQGKTNAIEAIAYLRMLRSMRGARDRDLIRHGAPAFHIAAELGNLPAMRATIGADRAGRKKVTLDGAEPEKLTDALDALPSVSFSPRDVDLIAGAPAERRRYLDITLALTSPAYLHALRRYRGALLRRNAALRDATRKGAARTLVAAVAAWEPALAEQGAILVRARRAWAAAHAARFTALSAAIGETQPAALEYAGSAADADDPQAELLAQLERQREQDLRRCLTHAGPHRDDLVLRLDAHDLRQVGSAGQQRTAAIVLRMLESATHREATGVIPALLLDDPFAELDRRRTARILALLEEEGVGQCVLCVPREDEIPSQFTRLQRWSVRAGTFTR from the coding sequence ATGTCGTCGCCTCGGTCCGCGCAGCTCCGTGCGCTCGCGCTGCATGACTTTCGCAACATCGCGGCCGCGCGGCTCGAGTTGCCGCCCGAGGGCATCGCCCTGGTCGGCGAGAACGGCCAGGGCAAGACGAATGCGATCGAGGCCATCGCGTACCTCCGCATGCTGCGCTCGATGCGTGGCGCGCGCGACCGCGACCTGATCCGGCACGGCGCCCCGGCGTTCCACATCGCGGCGGAGCTCGGCAACCTTCCGGCGATGCGCGCCACCATCGGCGCTGACCGCGCGGGCCGCAAGAAGGTGACGCTCGACGGTGCGGAGCCCGAGAAGCTCACGGACGCGCTCGACGCGCTGCCCAGCGTGTCATTCTCGCCGCGCGACGTCGACCTCATCGCGGGCGCGCCCGCCGAGCGGCGGCGCTACCTCGACATCACACTCGCACTCACGTCGCCGGCGTATCTCCACGCGCTGCGGCGCTACCGCGGCGCGCTGCTGCGGCGCAACGCCGCGCTGCGCGATGCCACGCGCAAGGGCGCCGCGCGCACGCTCGTCGCCGCCGTCGCGGCGTGGGAACCGGCGCTCGCCGAGCAGGGGGCGATCCTCGTGCGCGCGCGCCGTGCGTGGGCGGCCGCGCATGCCGCGCGCTTCACCGCACTCTCGGCGGCCATCGGCGAGACGCAGCCCGCCGCCCTCGAGTACGCCGGCAGCGCCGCCGACGCGGACGATCCACAGGCGGAGTTGCTGGCGCAGCTCGAGCGGCAGCGCGAGCAGGATCTGCGCCGCTGTCTCACGCATGCCGGCCCGCATCGCGACGATCTCGTGCTGCGGCTCGACGCGCACGACCTGCGGCAGGTCGGCAGCGCCGGCCAGCAGCGCACGGCGGCCATCGTGCTGCGCATGCTCGAGAGTGCCACGCATCGGGAGGCGACAGGCGTGATTCCCGCGCTGCTGCTCGACGATCCCTTCGCCGAGCTGGATCGCCGGCGCACGGCACGCATCCTCGCGCTGCTCGAGGAAGAGGGCGTGGGGCAGTGCGTGCTCTGCGTGCCGCGCGAGGACGAGATCCCGTCGCAGTTCACGCGGCTGCAGCGCTGGAGCGTGCGCGCGGGGACGTTCACGCGGTGA
- a CDS encoding ferritin, which yields MLISKQLNAALNAQVGNELLASNQYVVIASYFDAEGLPMLAKHYFNQATEERDHAMRFVRLILDGGGDLKIPAVPAPKTGFKSSLAAVQLALESEITVTNQINDIVDLAIKEKNHIMKNGLDWFVNEQREEVTSADTLVRMVKRAGEAGLFHVEAFLRDGGLSEAEGGAEGAAG from the coding sequence ATGCTGATTTCCAAGCAACTCAACGCCGCGCTCAACGCGCAGGTCGGCAACGAGCTCCTCGCGAGCAATCAATACGTGGTGATCGCGTCGTACTTCGACGCCGAGGGCCTGCCGATGCTGGCCAAGCACTACTTCAACCAGGCCACCGAGGAGCGCGACCACGCGATGCGCTTCGTGCGCCTCATCCTCGATGGCGGCGGCGACCTCAAGATTCCCGCCGTGCCGGCGCCCAAGACGGGCTTCAAGTCGTCGCTCGCCGCGGTGCAGCTCGCGCTCGAGTCCGAGATCACGGTCACGAACCAGATCAACGACATCGTGGACCTGGCGATCAAGGAGAAGAACCACATCATGAAGAACGGCCTCGATTGGTTCGTGAACGAGCAGCGCGAAGAAGTCACCTCGGCCGACACGCTCGTCCGCATGGTGAAGCGCGCGGGCGAGGCGGGGCTCTTCCACGTCGAGGCCTTCCTGCGCGATGGCGGGCTCTCGGAGGCCGAGGGCGGCGCCGAGGGCGCGGCCGGCTGA